One Desulfovermiculus halophilus DSM 18834 genomic region harbors:
- a CDS encoding DUF2924 domain-containing protein has translation MNELQNAATGGKNQDRTRNSVLRQMALLQSMSLEQLREKWLDLYGEEPPQYKKQFLIKRLAYRIQELFYGGLSEQAKVHLQQAAKEDPVATVNRRIPEERKSNEALLPGTRLVRVWNDRRYEVIVLADGYEFEGRTFRSLSAVAREITGTRWNGKVFFGLKKVYGRKAEGGSDA, from the coding sequence ATGAATGAGTTACAGAACGCCGCCACGGGCGGCAAGAATCAGGACCGAACCCGAAACTCGGTCCTTCGGCAGATGGCCCTGCTGCAATCCATGTCCCTGGAGCAGCTCCGGGAAAAATGGCTCGACCTCTACGGCGAAGAGCCGCCCCAGTACAAAAAGCAATTCCTCATCAAGCGGCTGGCTTATCGCATCCAGGAGCTTTTCTACGGCGGGCTGTCCGAGCAGGCCAAGGTCCATCTCCAGCAGGCCGCCAAGGAGGACCCGGTAGCCACTGTCAATCGACGCATCCCAGAAGAGCGGAAATCGAACGAGGCGCTCCTGCCCGGGACCAGACTGGTGCGGGTCTGGAACGACCGGCGCTATGAGGTGATCGTCCTTGCCGATGGCTATGAGTTCGAAGGCCGCACCTTCCGGTCGCTCAGCGCGGTGGCCAGGGAGATCACCGGGACGCGCTGGAACGGCAAGGTCTTTTTCGGGCTGAAGAAGGTTTACGGCAGAAAAGCCGAGGGAGGTTCGGATGCTTGA
- a CDS encoding recombinase family protein, which produces MLDNSNVAPGKNKTLRCAIYTRKSHEEGLEQEFNSLDAQRESAEHYIEAQRMRGWTALPDRYDDGGFSGGNMERPGLRRLLADIDAGKIDVIVVYKVDRLSRSLLDFMKMIDLFNEKGVSFVSVTQHFSTTDPTGRMFLGILITFAQYEREVIAERIRDKVAAAKRRGKYCGGVPILGYDVDRDNKKLLVNPDEAKTVQYIFRRFIQIGSAKKLGQELNEQGYRTKAWTTKKGKVREGSEWNTAHIYRLLNNRIYIGEIAHKDRSYPGEHEGIIDRATWDKVQAILEDNKPVKVSMARTKMVAPLKGVIRCGHCGCAMGPTYARKNGRHYTYYICQKDSKRTVSRCPLKRIPAGDIEQAVIEQLSAVFRTPTLVAKTYFAARDIEQVERERLFKQKAQLEMELSQAREQALELMKPGSDQPGKAEMLTTVNRQAVELSKQLTHVSERCRAYRGNSITEQDVSEAFQNVEGFWEDLFPVERNRLIRLLVDKVEIRETGIDMELRTNGLTTLIAELAGLACEVTERRASR; this is translated from the coding sequence ATGCTTGATAACAGCAATGTCGCGCCGGGCAAGAACAAGACCCTGCGCTGTGCCATCTACACCCGCAAGAGCCACGAGGAAGGTCTCGAACAGGAGTTCAACTCGTTGGATGCCCAACGGGAATCGGCGGAACACTATATCGAAGCTCAGAGGATGCGGGGCTGGACGGCTCTGCCGGATCGCTATGACGATGGTGGTTTCTCGGGCGGGAACATGGAGCGTCCGGGGCTGCGCCGCCTGCTGGCGGACATCGACGCCGGGAAGATCGATGTGATCGTCGTCTACAAGGTCGACCGGCTGTCCCGCTCGCTGCTGGACTTCATGAAGATGATCGACCTCTTCAACGAGAAGGGTGTCAGCTTCGTCTCGGTCACCCAGCACTTCAGCACCACCGATCCCACCGGCCGAATGTTTCTCGGTATCCTGATCACCTTCGCCCAGTACGAGCGGGAGGTCATCGCCGAACGCATCCGGGACAAGGTGGCGGCAGCCAAGCGCCGGGGGAAATACTGCGGCGGCGTGCCCATCCTCGGATACGACGTTGACCGGGATAATAAGAAGCTGCTGGTCAACCCCGATGAGGCCAAGACGGTGCAGTACATCTTCCGCCGCTTTATCCAGATCGGCTCGGCCAAGAAGCTGGGCCAGGAGCTGAACGAACAGGGTTACCGCACCAAGGCCTGGACCACCAAGAAAGGCAAAGTCCGTGAGGGCTCCGAATGGAACACCGCCCATATCTACCGGCTGCTCAACAACCGGATCTATATCGGCGAGATCGCCCACAAGGACCGCAGTTACCCCGGCGAGCACGAAGGGATCATCGACCGGGCGACCTGGGACAAGGTGCAGGCCATCCTGGAGGACAACAAACCGGTCAAGGTATCCATGGCCAGAACCAAAATGGTCGCCCCGCTGAAAGGCGTCATCCGCTGCGGCCACTGCGGATGCGCGATGGGACCGACCTACGCCCGCAAGAACGGCCGCCACTACACCTATTACATCTGCCAGAAGGACAGCAAACGGACCGTGAGTCGGTGCCCGCTCAAACGGATTCCCGCCGGGGACATCGAGCAGGCGGTGATCGAGCAGTTGAGCGCGGTGTTCCGCACACCGACGCTGGTGGCCAAAACCTACTTCGCGGCCCGGGACATCGAGCAGGTGGAGCGGGAGCGGCTGTTCAAGCAGAAAGCCCAACTCGAGATGGAGCTGTCGCAGGCGCGGGAGCAGGCACTCGAACTGATGAAGCCCGGCAGCGATCAGCCGGGCAAGGCAGAGATGCTGACGACCGTCAACCGCCAGGCGGTCGAGCTCTCGAAACAACTGACGCACGTGAGCGAGCGATGCAGAGCCTACCGGGGGAACAGCATCACGGAACAGGATGTATCGGAGGCCTTCCAGAATGTCGAAGGCTTCTGGGAAGACCTTTTCCCGGTGGAGCGAAACCGGCTCATCCGCCTCCTGGTGGATAAGGTCGAGATCCGCGAGACCG